A genomic window from bacterium includes:
- the alaS gene encoding alanine--tRNA ligase, with protein sequence MTTTSHSELRRAFLEFFLARDHVLVPSASLVPRDDPSLLFTTAGMVQFKSLYSTTGELPYRRAISIQKCLRAGGKDSDLENVGRSPRHLTFFEMLGHFSFGDYFKAEAIRYAWEFFGRTLAVDIERLWVSVFEEDAEAAECWRKVGFPQGRIVRLGGKDNFWGPAGTTGACGPSSEIYWDLGPQMAGGEIGGGPGRDDRYIEVWNAVFPQFDQQEDGSRPPLPNRGIDMGAGLERMSLMLQGKTNVFETDLFRPLMDGVRELAGYDGPETGEALVALRRVADHARALAFTLGEGLVPSNVGRGYVLRRLLRRAMMALRTLDVHEPLLYRVIGLVAEQLGGAHPELRERAERSALAVKAEEERFLRTLEQGMGRYRELVEELKATGGAALPGEEVFRLYSTYGIPWEMTREMAAEEGLAVDEAGYRAALAADREKSQAASAFSGPDPGTEEGRYLPLLPAPPPSRFSGYERLSERTRAVEWRPLGGAG encoded by the coding sequence ATGACGACGACGAGCCACAGCGAACTGCGCCGGGCCTTCCTGGAGTTCTTCCTCGCCCGCGACCACGTCCTCGTGCCCAGCGCGAGCCTCGTGCCCCGCGACGATCCCAGCCTGCTCTTCACCACCGCGGGGATGGTCCAGTTCAAGTCTCTCTACTCGACGACGGGCGAGCTGCCCTACCGCCGCGCGATCTCGATCCAGAAGTGCCTGCGCGCCGGGGGCAAGGACAGCGACCTCGAGAACGTCGGCCGCAGCCCGCGCCACCTCACCTTCTTCGAGATGCTCGGCCACTTCAGCTTCGGCGACTACTTCAAGGCGGAGGCGATTCGCTACGCCTGGGAGTTCTTCGGCCGCACGCTGGCCGTGGACATCGAGCGCCTCTGGGTCTCGGTCTTCGAGGAGGACGCGGAGGCCGCCGAGTGCTGGCGCAAGGTGGGCTTCCCCCAGGGGCGCATCGTGCGCCTGGGCGGCAAGGACAACTTCTGGGGTCCCGCGGGCACGACGGGCGCCTGCGGCCCGAGCAGCGAGATCTACTGGGATCTCGGCCCGCAGATGGCGGGCGGCGAGATCGGCGGCGGCCCCGGCCGCGACGACCGCTACATCGAGGTGTGGAACGCCGTCTTCCCGCAGTTCGACCAGCAGGAGGACGGCAGCCGGCCGCCCCTGCCCAACCGCGGCATCGACATGGGCGCCGGCCTGGAGCGCATGAGCCTGATGCTCCAGGGCAAGACGAACGTCTTCGAGACCGACCTCTTCCGTCCGCTGATGGACGGCGTGCGCGAACTCGCCGGCTACGACGGGCCGGAGACGGGCGAGGCGCTCGTCGCGCTGCGCCGCGTCGCCGACCACGCGCGCGCCCTCGCCTTCACGCTCGGCGAGGGCCTCGTCCCTTCGAACGTAGGGCGCGGCTACGTGCTGCGCCGCCTCCTGCGCCGGGCGATGATGGCCCTGCGCACGCTGGACGTGCACGAGCCGCTGCTCTACCGCGTGATCGGCCTCGTCGCCGAGCAACTCGGCGGCGCGCACCCCGAGCTGCGCGAGCGCGCCGAGCGCAGCGCGCTCGCCGTGAAGGCCGAGGAGGAGCGCTTCCTGCGCACCCTCGAGCAGGGCATGGGCCGCTACCGCGAGCTGGTCGAGGAGCTCAAGGCCACGGGCGGCGCTGCGCTGCCCGGGGAGGAGGTCTTCCGCCTCTACAGCACCTATGGCATCCCCTGGGAGATGACCCGCGAGATGGCCGCCGAGGAGGGGCTCGCCGTCGACGAGGCGGGCTATCGCGCGGCCTTGGCCGCCGACCGCGAGAAATCCCAGGCGGCGAGCGCCTTCAGCGGGC